Proteins encoded by one window of Actinocorallia herbida:
- a CDS encoding histone-like nucleoid-structuring protein Lsr2, giving the protein MARETIVRLVDDLDGGAADETVSFSLDGAAYEIDLSAENAKKLRDSLSSFVEHSRRAGSAKRGRTAGPAKRGASNRERSADIRAWAKGQGIKVNERGRIPASVVEQYDAAH; this is encoded by the coding sequence ATGGCACGCGAAACTATTGTTCGTCTGGTCGACGATCTCGACGGCGGCGCGGCGGACGAGACGGTGTCGTTCTCGCTCGATGGCGCGGCCTATGAGATCGACCTGAGCGCCGAGAACGCCAAGAAGCTGCGCGATTCTCTCTCCTCCTTCGTGGAGCACTCCCGCCGCGCCGGTTCGGCCAAGCGCGGGCGCACCGCGGGACCGGCCAAGCGTGGCGCTTCCAACCGCGAGCGCAGCGCCGACATCCGGGCCTGGGCCAAGGGCCAGGGCATCAAGGTCAACGAGCGGGGTCGCATCCCCGCCTCGGTGGTGGAGCAGTACGACGCCGCGCACTAG
- the panD gene encoding aspartate 1-decarboxylase produces MFRTMFKSKIHRATVTQADLHYVGSVTIDADLLDAADLLPGEQVHIVDITNGARLETYVIEGPRGTGVIGINGAAAHLVHPGDLVIIISYAAMTDADARAFKPSVVHVDGANKIVLLGDDPAEPVPGTDTRRPDLVG; encoded by the coding sequence ATGTTCCGCACCATGTTCAAGTCCAAGATCCACCGCGCCACCGTCACCCAGGCCGACCTGCACTACGTGGGCTCGGTGACGATCGACGCCGATCTGCTGGACGCCGCCGACCTGCTGCCCGGCGAGCAGGTGCACATCGTGGACATCACCAACGGCGCCCGGCTGGAGACCTATGTCATCGAGGGGCCGCGCGGCACCGGGGTGATCGGCATCAACGGCGCCGCGGCGCACCTGGTGCACCCGGGCGACCTCGTGATCATCATCAGCTACGCGGCGATGACCGACGCGGACGCCCGCGCCTTCAAGCCCTCGGTCGTGCACGTGGACGGTGCCAACAAGATCGTCCTGCTCGGGGACGACCCGGCCGAGCCCGTCCCCGGCACCGACACCCGCCGTCCGGACCTCGTGGGCTGA
- a CDS encoding RDD family protein has protein sequence MPPRPAGPHPAESLPLAAFRPRALARLIDAGLVWAGGFAVLFPIVLASIGVNKEEDGVWSTPVLWTTFIVVAVIPFLYEAIQLAVWGRTLGKRQVGLRVVLADPAGDALPITTAVYRAAINNLGYMLGIFLFLLLGVKVWSFFIFLMFVAAAGVFMAYAWSVWDRPLFQSIHDRYAGTVVVDDRAEWS, from the coding sequence GTGCCGCCGCGTCCGGCGGGCCCGCATCCCGCCGAAAGCCTTCCTCTCGCGGCATTCCGGCCGCGCGCCCTGGCCCGGCTGATCGACGCCGGACTCGTATGGGCCGGCGGTTTCGCGGTGCTGTTCCCGATCGTGCTCGCCTCCATCGGGGTGAACAAGGAAGAAGACGGAGTCTGGTCCACGCCGGTGCTGTGGACCACTTTCATCGTCGTCGCGGTCATCCCGTTCCTCTACGAGGCGATCCAGCTCGCGGTCTGGGGCCGTACGCTGGGCAAACGGCAGGTCGGCCTGCGGGTCGTGCTCGCCGATCCGGCGGGGGACGCGCTGCCGATCACGACGGCCGTCTACCGGGCCGCGATCAACAATCTCGGCTACATGCTGGGCATTTTTCTGTTCCTGCTCCTCGGCGTGAAGGTGTGGTCCTTCTTCATCTTCCTCATGTTCGTCGCGGCCGCCGGGGTGTTCATGGCCTACGCCTGGTCCGTCTGGGACAGGCCGCTCTTCCAGAGCATCCATGACCGATACGCCGGTACTGTCGTGGTAGATGACCGGGCGGAGTGGTCATAG
- a CDS encoding type III pantothenate kinase, whose amino-acid sequence MLLTIDVGNTHTVLGLFEAEEVIEHWRINTDPRRTADEIAVVLQGLVNQSPLLVDTDISGIALCSTVPSVLHEMREMCRRYYGDVPAVIVEPGVKTGVPVRMDNPKEVGSDRIVNSLAAINMYGGPAIVVDFGTATTFDCISAKGEYVGGAIAPGIEISIDALSVRGAQLHKIELVRPRHVIAKNTVEALQSGIIFGFAGQVDGLVDRMAEELCDNPDDVKVVATGGLAPLVLEEARSIDAFEPWLTLHGLRLIYERNIGGS is encoded by the coding sequence ATGCTTCTCACCATCGACGTCGGCAACACCCACACCGTGCTCGGCCTTTTCGAGGCCGAGGAGGTGATCGAGCACTGGCGCATCAACACCGATCCGCGCCGCACCGCGGACGAGATCGCGGTCGTGCTCCAGGGCCTGGTCAACCAGAGCCCACTGCTCGTCGACACCGATATCAGCGGGATCGCGCTGTGCTCGACCGTGCCGTCGGTGCTGCACGAGATGCGCGAGATGTGCCGCAGGTACTACGGCGACGTGCCCGCGGTCATCGTCGAGCCGGGGGTGAAGACGGGCGTTCCGGTCCGGATGGACAACCCCAAGGAGGTCGGGTCCGACCGGATCGTCAACTCCCTGGCCGCCATCAACATGTACGGCGGTCCGGCGATCGTCGTCGACTTCGGCACCGCGACGACGTTCGACTGCATCTCGGCCAAGGGCGAGTACGTGGGCGGGGCGATCGCGCCGGGCATCGAGATCTCCATCGACGCGCTGTCGGTCCGCGGCGCCCAGCTGCACAAGATCGAACTGGTCCGGCCCCGGCACGTCATCGCCAAGAACACCGTCGAGGCGCTCCAGTCGGGCATCATCTTCGGCTTCGCGGGCCAGGTGGACGGCCTGGTCGACCGGATGGCCGAGGAGCTGTGCGACAACCCCGACGACGTCAAGGTCGTCGCGACGGGCGGCCTGGCCCCCCTCGTCCTTGAGGAGGCCCGCAGCATCGACGCCTTCGAGCCCTGGCTCACCCTCCACGGCCTCCGCCTCATCTACGAACGCAACATCGGCGGCTCGTAG
- a CDS encoding LuxR C-terminal-related transcriptional regulator: MLARRAFDEPRLSEDELKLLAQIASGVTADVAARKLELSARTLRRRLRTICDRLDVNTPIEAVVWAARRQLI, encoded by the coding sequence ATGCTCGCACGCAGGGCGTTCGACGAACCTCGGCTGAGCGAGGACGAACTGAAGTTGCTCGCCCAGATCGCCAGTGGAGTCACCGCCGACGTCGCGGCGCGCAAGCTTGAGCTGAGCGCCCGGACCCTGCGCCGCAGGCTCCGGACCATCTGCGACCGGCTCGACGTCAACACCCCCATCGAGGCCGTCGTCTGGGCGGCCCGCAGGCAGCTCATCTGA
- a CDS encoding NlpC/P60 family protein, producing MKHVRSRLLAIACGLLASSIVIPGTAHAEPDPMKKIEAIHEELETVSEEINGLKVKLKQAERAAKVARENAKRQQKAMEGAAERVGTLAATSYMSGGTATDQAFLLATSNDPQTFLDQSATLSYFANQDGTRVMTLLSAMQSANRAQKSADDRAKQVRDLKTQLTDRQDELKDQYTEIRDKIVREDPGKVVDIPPVPGAGKAAEALRYALGQLGKPYVWGAAGPSSYDCSGLVMWAYRQVGISLPHYTGSQWNAGTHISQDDLQPGDLVFFYSDLHHVGLYLGDGQMVHAPQTGDVVKIAPIAGRPFAGAVRLA from the coding sequence GTGAAGCACGTCCGAAGCCGTCTGCTCGCCATCGCCTGCGGCCTGCTCGCCTCCTCCATCGTGATCCCCGGTACGGCGCACGCCGAGCCGGATCCGATGAAGAAGATCGAGGCGATCCACGAGGAACTGGAGACCGTCAGCGAGGAGATCAACGGTCTCAAGGTCAAGCTGAAGCAGGCCGAGCGCGCCGCGAAGGTCGCCCGGGAGAACGCCAAGCGGCAGCAGAAGGCCATGGAAGGCGCCGCCGAGCGTGTCGGCACCCTGGCCGCCACCAGCTACATGTCCGGTGGCACCGCCACCGACCAGGCGTTCCTGCTGGCCACCTCGAACGACCCCCAGACGTTCCTCGACCAGAGCGCCACCCTCAGCTACTTCGCCAACCAGGACGGCACGCGCGTCATGACGCTGCTGTCGGCGATGCAGTCCGCGAACCGGGCGCAGAAGTCCGCGGACGACCGGGCCAAGCAGGTGCGCGACCTCAAGACACAGCTCACCGACCGGCAGGACGAGCTGAAGGACCAGTACACCGAGATCCGGGACAAGATCGTCCGCGAGGACCCGGGCAAGGTCGTCGACATCCCGCCGGTGCCGGGCGCCGGCAAGGCCGCCGAGGCGCTGCGGTACGCGCTGGGCCAGCTCGGCAAGCCGTACGTGTGGGGCGCCGCGGGCCCCAGCTCCTATGACTGCTCAGGGCTGGTCATGTGGGCCTACCGCCAGGTCGGTATCAGCCTTCCGCACTACACGGGCAGCCAGTGGAACGCCGGCACGCACATCTCCCAGGACGACCTCCAGCCGGGAGACCTCGTCTTCTTCTACAGCGATCTGCACCACGTCGGCCTGTACCTCGGCGACGGGCAGATGGTCCACGCGCCGCAGACCGGTGACGTCGTGAAGATCGCGCCCATCGCCGGCCGGCCGTTCGCGGGCGCCGTGCGCCTGGCCTGA
- the lysX gene encoding bifunctional lysylphosphatidylglycerol synthetase/lysine--tRNA ligase LysX has protein sequence MSEQTFDASQGDGYADAPEQMRVRLEKVARLRESGIDPYPVNFPRTHTIAEVRAKYPELEPGTETGEKAAITGRVMLSRIGGKLCFATLRDGTGDLQVMISLAGVGEEALAAWKSDIDLGDHVGVVGEIISSKRGELSVMAESFVLTSKCLRPLPEKHAGLTDPEARVRYRYVDLIVNDEARKMARLRSDTVRAVRDFWHEEGYLEVETPMLQPIHGGAAARPFKTHINAYDMEMYLRIAIELYLKRLVVGGVEKVFEINRNFRNEGADSTHNPEFTMLEAYGTYLDYNDMADLTQRMYQKAVVAALGHSVVVHEGREYDLGLPVWPRITLFGAVSEALGEEITPHTAIEQVRKLADAREIHWDPKWGQGKLVQEIFEELVEHTLLQPTFVMDYPLETSPLTREHRAEPLLTEKWDLIGFGTELGTAYSELVDPIEQRRRLTEQSLLAAGGDPEAMQLDEDFLRALEYAMPPTGGMGAGIDRMIMAFTGKNIRETILFPLVKPGS, from the coding sequence GTGAGTGAGCAGACCTTCGACGCGTCCCAGGGCGACGGCTATGCCGATGCGCCCGAGCAGATGCGCGTCCGCCTCGAGAAGGTGGCGCGACTGCGGGAGAGCGGCATCGACCCTTACCCGGTGAATTTCCCGCGCACGCACACCATCGCCGAGGTGCGCGCCAAATACCCCGAGCTGGAGCCGGGCACCGAGACGGGTGAGAAAGCCGCGATCACCGGGCGCGTCATGCTCTCGCGGATCGGCGGCAAGCTGTGCTTCGCGACCCTGCGCGACGGCACGGGCGACCTCCAGGTGATGATCTCCCTCGCCGGGGTCGGCGAGGAGGCGCTGGCCGCCTGGAAGAGCGACATCGACCTCGGCGACCACGTCGGCGTCGTGGGCGAGATCATCTCGTCCAAGCGCGGCGAGCTCTCGGTCATGGCCGAGAGCTTCGTGCTGACGTCCAAGTGCCTGCGGCCGCTGCCGGAGAAGCACGCGGGTCTCACCGACCCCGAGGCGCGTGTCAGGTACCGCTACGTCGACCTCATCGTCAACGACGAGGCGCGCAAGATGGCGCGGCTGCGCAGCGACACGGTGCGCGCGGTCCGCGACTTCTGGCACGAGGAGGGGTACCTCGAGGTCGAGACCCCGATGCTCCAGCCGATCCACGGCGGTGCGGCGGCCCGGCCGTTCAAGACGCACATCAACGCCTACGACATGGAGATGTACCTGCGCATCGCCATCGAGCTGTACCTCAAGCGGCTCGTCGTCGGCGGCGTGGAGAAGGTCTTCGAGATCAACCGGAACTTCCGGAACGAGGGCGCGGACTCGACGCACAACCCCGAGTTCACCATGCTCGAGGCCTACGGCACCTACCTCGACTACAACGACATGGCCGACCTCACCCAGCGCATGTACCAGAAGGCCGTGGTGGCCGCGCTGGGCCACTCGGTGGTCGTGCACGAGGGCCGGGAGTACGACCTCGGCCTGCCGGTGTGGCCGCGCATCACGCTTTTCGGCGCGGTGTCGGAGGCGCTGGGCGAGGAGATCACCCCGCACACGGCGATCGAGCAGGTCCGCAAGCTCGCCGACGCGCGTGAGATCCACTGGGACCCCAAGTGGGGCCAGGGCAAGCTGGTCCAGGAGATCTTCGAGGAGCTGGTGGAGCACACGCTGCTCCAGCCGACCTTCGTGATGGACTACCCGCTGGAGACCTCCCCGCTGACCAGGGAGCACCGGGCGGAGCCGCTGCTGACCGAGAAGTGGGACCTCATCGGGTTCGGCACCGAGCTGGGCACCGCCTACTCGGAGCTGGTCGACCCGATCGAGCAGCGGCGGCGGCTCACCGAGCAGTCGCTGCTGGCCGCCGGGGGCGACCCCGAGGCGATGCAGCTCGACGAGGACTTCCTGCGGGCGCTGGAGTACGCGATGCCGCCCACCGGCGGCATGGGCGCCGGCATCGACCGGATGATCATGGCCTTCACCGGCAAGAACATCCGCGAGACGATCCTCTTCCCGCTGGTCAAGCCGGGCTCATGA
- a CDS encoding L-aspartate oxidase, with the protein MIKERAAGVPGWTVETDVVVIGSGIAGLVAAIRASGHGRVLLVTKALLDAGSTRWAQGGIAAALAPDDSPADHLADTLTAGVGLCDEEAVRILVTEGPDAVRRLIDTGAHFDLASDGSVSLTREGGHHRRRIAHAGGDATGAEISRALLAALKQTDGVEVIEHALVLDLLTAGGRAAGVTLHVMGEGSRDGVGAVRARAVVLATGGLGQVFAATTNPEVSTGDGVALALRAGAEVADLEFVQFHPTVMWLGPDAEGQQPLISEAVRGEGAHLVDASGERFMTGRHELAELAPRDVVAKGIMNRMRETGEPCMWLDGRHLGAAFWESRFPNILASCRRHGVDPVTDPIPVVPAAHYASGGVMTDLYGRTSIPGLYACGEVACTGVHGANRLASNSLLEGLVFAERIGEAVKDDLARQVVAAEPSGGTAGLLDPTVRAEVQRVMSAYCGVLRSADGLAEAERALARLAGLTSAQPCVEAWEATNLHQVATAVVAAAARRTETRGSHWREDFPDRDDAAWRGRLVGRAGRAPGSGNGYELAFHPAGGPANKTTASKGE; encoded by the coding sequence ATGATCAAGGAGCGCGCGGCAGGAGTGCCGGGCTGGACCGTGGAAACCGACGTCGTCGTGATCGGATCCGGCATCGCCGGGCTCGTCGCGGCGATCCGCGCCTCCGGGCACGGGCGCGTCCTGCTGGTCACCAAGGCGCTCCTCGACGCGGGCTCCACCCGGTGGGCGCAGGGCGGCATCGCCGCGGCGCTGGCCCCCGACGACAGCCCCGCCGACCACCTCGCCGACACGCTCACCGCGGGCGTCGGACTCTGCGACGAGGAGGCCGTCCGGATCCTCGTCACCGAGGGACCCGACGCGGTCCGCCGGCTGATCGACACCGGCGCCCACTTCGACCTCGCCTCTGACGGCTCGGTGTCGCTCACCCGCGAGGGCGGGCACCACCGGCGCCGCATCGCGCACGCCGGTGGCGACGCGACGGGCGCGGAGATCAGCCGGGCGCTGCTCGCCGCGCTCAAGCAGACCGACGGCGTCGAGGTCATCGAGCACGCGCTCGTCCTCGACCTGCTGACGGCCGGCGGACGCGCCGCGGGCGTCACCCTGCACGTCATGGGGGAGGGCTCGCGCGACGGCGTGGGCGCGGTCCGAGCCAGGGCCGTCGTCCTGGCGACGGGCGGGCTCGGCCAGGTCTTCGCGGCGACCACCAACCCGGAGGTCTCCACCGGTGACGGGGTCGCGCTCGCGCTGCGCGCCGGGGCCGAGGTCGCCGACCTGGAGTTCGTGCAGTTCCACCCGACCGTCATGTGGCTCGGACCGGACGCCGAAGGCCAGCAGCCGCTCATCTCCGAAGCCGTGCGCGGTGAAGGCGCGCACCTCGTGGACGCGTCCGGGGAGCGCTTCATGACGGGCCGCCACGAACTCGCTGAGCTGGCCCCGCGTGACGTCGTCGCCAAGGGCATCATGAACCGGATGCGGGAGACGGGCGAGCCCTGCATGTGGCTCGACGGCCGCCACCTCGGCGCCGCGTTCTGGGAGTCGCGCTTCCCCAACATCCTGGCGAGCTGCCGGCGCCACGGCGTGGACCCCGTCACCGACCCGATCCCCGTGGTCCCCGCCGCGCACTACGCCAGCGGGGGCGTCATGACCGACCTCTACGGCCGCACCTCCATCCCGGGCCTCTACGCCTGCGGGGAAGTCGCCTGCACGGGCGTGCACGGTGCCAACCGCCTCGCCTCCAACTCGCTGCTCGAAGGGCTCGTCTTCGCCGAGCGCATCGGAGAAGCGGTCAAGGACGACCTCGCAAGGCAGGTCGTGGCGGCCGAGCCGTCCGGCGGGACCGCAGGGCTGCTCGATCCGACGGTGCGCGCGGAGGTCCAGAGGGTGATGAGCGCCTACTGCGGCGTCCTGCGCAGCGCGGACGGCCTCGCGGAGGCGGAGCGCGCCCTCGCGCGGCTCGCCGGGCTGACGTCCGCGCAGCCGTGCGTGGAGGCATGGGAGGCGACCAACCTTCACCAGGTCGCCACCGCCGTCGTCGCGGCGGCAGCGCGGCGCACCGAGACCCGCGGCAGCCACTGGCGCGAGGACTTCCCCGACCGCGACGACGCCGCGTGGCGCGGTCGCCTGGTCGGTCGGGCCGGGCGGGCCCCGGGCTCTGGGAACGGCTACGAACTGGCCTTCCACCCCGCGGGCGGGCCCGCGAACAAGACGACTGCATCGAAGGGCGAGTGA
- the nadC gene encoding carboxylating nicotinate-nucleotide diphosphorylase: MTPELQARLRAEGLEPERVAKVVRVALAEDGDVDVTSEPIFDPAQVSTADFTARGEGVVAGLLVAEAVFEILLGDRASLEPKVKDGERVGKGDVLLTVTAPTVGLLRAERIALNFLTHLSGIATQTARWVAALEGTKARVRDSRKTLPGLRGLQKWAVRCGGGVNHRMSLQDAALIKDNHVAAAGGVTAAFQAVRARYPELHIQVEVDTLDQLQEALTAGATDILLDNMTDSTMAEAVSLTAGRATLEASGGLSLDRARDAAVTGVDYLAVGGLTHSASALDIGLDFRPVAGT, from the coding sequence ATGACACCGGAGCTTCAGGCGCGGCTGCGCGCCGAGGGACTCGAGCCGGAGCGGGTGGCGAAGGTCGTGCGCGTCGCGCTGGCCGAGGACGGCGACGTCGACGTGACGAGCGAGCCGATCTTCGACCCGGCACAGGTGTCCACCGCCGATTTCACCGCGCGCGGCGAGGGCGTCGTGGCGGGTCTGCTGGTGGCCGAGGCCGTGTTCGAGATCCTGCTCGGCGACCGGGCGTCCCTGGAACCGAAGGTGAAGGACGGAGAGCGCGTCGGCAAGGGCGACGTTCTCCTGACCGTCACCGCGCCGACGGTCGGGCTGCTGCGCGCCGAGCGGATAGCGCTGAACTTCCTTACGCACCTGTCCGGCATCGCCACCCAGACGGCGCGGTGGGTGGCGGCGTTGGAGGGCACCAAGGCACGGGTCCGCGACAGCCGCAAGACGCTGCCCGGCCTTCGCGGCCTGCAGAAATGGGCGGTGCGCTGTGGCGGCGGGGTGAACCACCGGATGTCCCTCCAGGACGCCGCGCTCATCAAGGACAACCATGTCGCGGCGGCCGGAGGCGTCACCGCGGCCTTCCAGGCGGTGCGCGCGCGTTACCCGGAGCTGCACATCCAAGTCGAAGTGGACACCCTGGACCAGCTTCAGGAGGCCTTGACGGCCGGAGCCACCGACATTCTGCTGGACAATATGACGGACTCCACGATGGCCGAGGCGGTAAGCCTGACGGCCGGTCGAGCGACCCTCGAAGCGTCTGGCGGTCTCTCCCTGGACAGGGCACGAGACGCCGCCGTGACCGGTGTGGATTACCTTGCGGTCGGCGGGTTGACGCATTCCGCGTCCGCCCTCGACATCGGCCTTGACTTCCGTCCAGTAGCGGGGACCTGA
- the panC gene encoding pantoate--beta-alanine ligase — MIVHTVADLRRARRALPGRVALVPTMGALHAGHRALVRAAKEAADHVVVSVFVNPLQFGEQADLDRYPRTLEADAAICAEEGAELVFAPSVDDVYPLPLEVSVRTGRMGEIVEGAARPGHFDGMATVVAKLFGMVRPDLAFFGQKDAQQLAIVRRLVADLNLDLEIVAVPTVREADGFALSSRNRFLSAAERVTGLALSRALFAGRDAVAGGPGSVLAAAEPVLAAAAKEDPPLLLDYLVLADPATFTPVASGHRGPAVLAVAGRVGATRLIDNLPLEF, encoded by the coding sequence ATGATCGTGCACACCGTCGCCGACCTCCGCCGGGCGCGCAGGGCGCTGCCCGGCCGGGTCGCCCTCGTCCCGACGATGGGGGCGCTGCACGCAGGGCACCGCGCCCTGGTCCGGGCGGCCAAGGAGGCCGCCGACCATGTCGTGGTGAGCGTCTTCGTGAACCCGCTCCAGTTCGGCGAGCAGGCGGATCTCGACCGCTATCCGCGCACCCTGGAGGCGGACGCGGCGATCTGCGCCGAGGAGGGCGCCGAGCTCGTCTTCGCGCCGTCCGTGGACGACGTCTACCCCCTGCCGCTCGAGGTCTCGGTGAGGACCGGGCGGATGGGCGAGATCGTCGAGGGCGCGGCGCGTCCCGGGCATTTCGACGGGATGGCGACGGTCGTGGCCAAGCTCTTCGGCATGGTCCGGCCCGATCTGGCGTTCTTCGGGCAGAAGGACGCGCAGCAGCTCGCGATCGTGCGGCGGCTGGTGGCCGACCTGAACCTCGATCTGGAGATCGTCGCGGTGCCGACGGTCCGGGAGGCCGACGGATTCGCCCTGTCCAGCAGGAACCGGTTCCTGTCGGCGGCGGAGCGGGTGACCGGCCTCGCCCTGTCCCGGGCGCTCTTCGCGGGCCGTGACGCCGTCGCGGGCGGTCCCGGGTCGGTGCTCGCCGCGGCGGAACCCGTTCTCGCGGCGGCCGCCAAGGAGGACCCTCCGCTGCTCCTGGACTACCTCGTGCTGGCCGACCCGGCCACCTTCACCCCCGTCGCCTCCGGACACCGAGGTCCGGCTGTACTCGCCGTCGCAGGACGCGTCGGCGCCACCCGGCTGATCGACAACCTCCCCCTGGAGTTCTGA
- a CDS encoding amino-acid N-acetyltransferase: protein MELTIRRARTPDVRAIRRLVETYGGDSRRLLQKSTVTLYEDMQEFWVADAPGNGGVIGCGALHVMWEDLAEVRTVAIDPECRGLGIGHQIVERLLETARDLGVRRVFCLTFEVDFFARHGFTEIQGTPVQHDVYEELLRSYDDGVAEFLDLDRVKPNTLGNTRMLLRLEE, encoded by the coding sequence ATGGAGTTGACGATCCGCCGGGCGCGTACGCCCGATGTCCGTGCTATCCGGAGGCTGGTCGAGACCTATGGCGGGGACAGCCGCCGTCTGCTCCAGAAGAGCACGGTCACGCTCTATGAGGACATGCAGGAGTTCTGGGTGGCGGACGCCCCCGGAAACGGCGGGGTCATCGGCTGCGGCGCCCTGCATGTGATGTGGGAGGACCTCGCCGAGGTGCGGACCGTCGCAATCGACCCCGAATGCAGGGGGCTCGGCATCGGCCACCAGATCGTCGAGCGGCTGCTGGAGACCGCCCGGGATCTTGGCGTGCGGCGGGTTTTCTGCCTCACCTTCGAAGTGGACTTCTTCGCGCGCCACGGCTTCACTGAGATCCAGGGCACGCCGGTGCAGCACGACGTCTATGAAGAGCTGCTGCGCTCCTATGACGACGGTGTGGCGGAGTTCCTTGATCTGGACCGGGTGAAGCCGAACACCCTGGGCAACACCCGGATGCTGCTTCGCTTGGAGGAATGA
- a CDS encoding LacI family DNA-binding transcriptional regulator: protein MRASIREVARRAGVSVGTVSNVLNRPEQVAEATRVRVLAAIEELGFVRNEAARALRKGSGRTLGVLVEDIANPYFTDVARGAEAALNEFGFDVLWCTSEGSPEKERRCVDFLEEQGVSGLIVTPVGLDARRIGRLRAHGVSVVLVDRKIPGAGACSVGVDHVEGGRLAAEHLTAIGRHDLAFVTAEPETPPLRQRRAGVLRALTRSGHAPPLTIAEPGLTTEAGRHAAQRLMDFGTLPDGVLCANDLMAIGVVNELVRGGVKIPQEVAVVGYDDIALAATAVVPLTTVRQPRRDLGRIATELALAGAEGRNIVLTPELVIRESAS from the coding sequence ATGCGAGCAAGTATTCGTGAGGTGGCGCGGCGTGCGGGAGTCTCAGTTGGGACCGTTTCGAATGTCCTAAACCGGCCAGAACAGGTGGCCGAAGCGACCAGAGTCCGGGTGCTCGCCGCGATCGAGGAGCTGGGATTCGTCCGCAACGAGGCGGCCCGCGCCCTCCGCAAGGGCTCGGGACGAACACTCGGAGTACTCGTTGAGGACATCGCCAACCCCTACTTCACCGACGTCGCACGCGGCGCGGAGGCCGCGCTGAACGAGTTCGGCTTCGACGTCCTGTGGTGCACCAGCGAGGGCTCCCCGGAGAAGGAGCGGCGCTGTGTCGACTTCCTCGAGGAGCAGGGCGTCTCAGGGCTCATCGTGACCCCCGTGGGGCTCGACGCGCGACGGATAGGGCGGCTGCGCGCCCATGGCGTCTCCGTCGTCCTGGTCGACCGGAAGATCCCCGGCGCGGGCGCCTGCTCGGTCGGCGTCGACCACGTCGAGGGCGGGCGGCTCGCCGCCGAGCACCTCACCGCGATCGGCCGGCACGACCTCGCGTTCGTCACCGCGGAACCGGAGACCCCGCCGCTGCGCCAGCGCCGCGCGGGGGTCCTGCGCGCGCTGACCAGGTCAGGGCACGCCCCGCCGCTGACCATCGCCGAGCCCGGACTGACCACCGAGGCGGGCCGACACGCCGCGCAGCGCCTCATGGACTTTGGAACGCTCCCCGACGGCGTCCTGTGCGCGAACGACCTCATGGCCATCGGCGTCGTCAACGAGCTCGTGCGGGGCGGGGTGAAGATCCCCCAGGAAGTGGCGGTGGTCGGCTACGACGACATCGCGCTCGCCGCCACCGCGGTGGTGCCCCTGACCACGGTGCGCCAGCCCCGCCGCGATCTCGGCAGGATCGCGACGGAACTGGCGCTCGCCGGCGCGGAAGGCCGGAACATCGTGCTCACCCCGGAACTGGTGATCCGGGAGTCGGCCTCATGA